One Mycolicibacterium fortuitum subsp. fortuitum genomic window carries:
- the ndk gene encoding nucleoside-diphosphate kinase: protein MTEQTLVLIKPDGVQRHLVGEILARIERKGLTLAALELKNVSVELAKQHYAEHDGKPFFDSLLEFITSGPVVAAIVEGPRAIAAFRQIAGGTDPVEKAVPGTIRGDFALVTQDNLVHGSDSPESAAREIALWFPGEASAG from the coding sequence GTGACTGAGCAGACCCTTGTCCTGATCAAGCCCGACGGCGTACAGCGCCACCTGGTCGGGGAGATCCTCGCCCGGATCGAGCGCAAGGGCCTGACCCTGGCCGCGCTGGAACTGAAGAACGTCAGCGTCGAGCTGGCCAAGCAGCACTACGCCGAGCACGACGGCAAGCCGTTCTTCGACTCGCTGCTGGAGTTCATCACCTCCGGACCCGTCGTCGCCGCCATCGTGGAGGGCCCGCGCGCGATCGCGGCGTTCCGGCAGATCGCCGGCGGCACCGACCCGGTGGAGAAAGCGGTGCCCGGCACCATCCGCGGTGACTTCGCGCTCGTGACCCAGGACAACCTCGTGCACGGATCGGATTCGCCGGAGTCGGCGGCCCGTGAGATCGCCCTGTGGTTCCCTGGCGAAGCCTCCGCCGGATAA
- the folC gene encoding bifunctional tetrahydrofolate synthase/dihydrofolate synthase, with protein MTDPVADPVPTPDEVAALLQVEHLLDQRWPETKLDPSTARIAALLELLGSPQKAYPSIHVAGTNGKTSVARIIDALLVALHRRTGRTTSPHLQSAVERISIDGMPITPARYVETYREIEPFVHLVDQQSEAAGGPKMSKFEVLTAMAFAAFADVPIDVGIIEVGMGGRWDATNVVNAPVAVITPIGIDHTDYLGDTIAEIAGEKAGIITRQPDDLVPTDTVAVIAKQVPEAMEVLLAEAVRADAAVAREDSEFAVLSRQVAIGGQLLELQGLSGVYSDIFLPLHGEHQAHNAVLALAAVEAFFGAGADRQLDVDAIRAGFASVRSPGRMERMRSAPTVFIDAAHNPAGAAALAQTLQQEFDFRYLVGVVSVMGDKDVGGILTALEPVFDQIVVTHNGSPRAMDVESLALLAEERFGQDRVITAATLPDAIETATALVEEAGADEGLSGAGMVITGSVVTAGAARTLFGRDPQ; from the coding sequence ATGACCGATCCGGTCGCTGATCCAGTTCCGACACCGGACGAGGTCGCCGCGCTGTTGCAGGTGGAGCACCTGCTCGACCAGCGATGGCCCGAGACCAAGCTGGATCCCAGCACCGCGCGGATCGCGGCGCTGCTGGAACTGCTGGGCTCGCCGCAGAAGGCCTACCCGTCGATTCACGTCGCCGGGACCAACGGCAAGACGTCGGTGGCGCGCATCATCGACGCCCTGTTGGTCGCCCTGCACCGGCGTACGGGCCGCACCACCAGTCCGCACCTGCAGTCCGCGGTCGAGCGCATCTCGATCGACGGAATGCCCATCACCCCGGCTCGCTACGTCGAGACCTATCGCGAGATCGAACCGTTCGTGCATCTGGTGGACCAGCAGTCCGAAGCCGCGGGCGGCCCCAAGATGAGCAAGTTCGAGGTCTTGACCGCGATGGCGTTCGCCGCATTCGCCGACGTGCCCATCGACGTCGGAATCATCGAGGTCGGGATGGGAGGCCGTTGGGACGCCACCAACGTCGTCAACGCCCCCGTCGCGGTCATCACCCCGATCGGCATCGACCACACCGACTACCTCGGTGACACGATCGCCGAGATCGCGGGCGAGAAGGCGGGCATCATCACCCGGCAGCCCGATGACCTCGTGCCGACCGACACCGTGGCGGTCATCGCCAAGCAGGTTCCGGAGGCCATGGAGGTGCTGCTGGCGGAGGCGGTGCGCGCCGATGCGGCCGTCGCCCGTGAAGACTCCGAGTTCGCCGTGCTCAGCAGGCAGGTCGCCATCGGCGGGCAACTGCTGGAGTTGCAGGGCCTGAGCGGGGTGTACTCCGACATCTTCCTGCCGCTACACGGTGAGCATCAAGCCCACAACGCCGTTCTCGCGTTGGCCGCGGTCGAGGCGTTCTTCGGGGCGGGGGCGGATCGCCAGCTCGACGTCGACGCGATCCGGGCCGGCTTCGCGTCGGTGCGCAGCCCCGGCCGTATGGAGCGCATGCGTAGTGCGCCAACGGTTTTCATCGACGCAGCACACAATCCCGCCGGCGCGGCCGCGTTGGCGCAGACCCTGCAGCAGGAGTTCGATTTCCGCTACCTGGTCGGCGTGGTGTCGGTGATGGGGGACAAGGACGTCGGCGGCATCCTGACCGCTCTGGAGCCCGTGTTCGATCAGATCGTGGTCACGCACAACGGCTCACCGCGCGCGATGGACGTCGAGTCGCTGGCGTTGCTGGCCGAGGAACGATTCGGTCAGGATCGGGTGATCACCGCCGCGACCCTGCCGGATGCCATCGAGACCGCCACAGCGCTGGTCGAGGAGGCCGGCGCCGACGAAGGACTGTCCGGGGCCGGCATGGTGATCACCGGTTCGGTGGTGACTGCCGGCGCGGCCCGGACCCTGTTCGGACGGGACCCACAGTGA
- a CDS encoding valine--tRNA ligase codes for MTPTPDNRADALPKSWDPAAVEAELYQGWVDAGYFTADPASEKPPYSIVLPPPNVTGSLHMGHALDHTLMDALTRRKRMQGYEVLWLPGMDHAGIATQTVVEKQLAADGKTKEDFGRELFVEKVWDWKRESGGTIGGQMRRLGDGVDWSRDRFTMDEGLSRAVRTIFKRLFDAGLIYQAERLVNWSPVLETAISDLEVKYEDVEGELVSFRYGSMNDDEPHIIVATTRVETMLGDTAIAVHPDDERYRHLVGKTLPHPFVEHEMTIVADTHVDPEFGTGAVKVTPAHDPNDFEIGLRHQLPMPTIMDAKGRIADTGTQFDGMDRFEARVKVREALAEQGRIVAEKRPYLHSVGHSERSGEPIEPRLSLQWWVKVDGLAKAAGDAVRNGDTVIHPPSLEPRWFAWVDNMHDWCISRQLWWGHRIPIWHGPNGETVCVGPDETPPAGWEQDPDVLDTWFSSALWPFSTMGWPDHTPDLAKFYPTSVLVTGYDILFFWVARMMMFGTFVGDDPAITFDGARAPQVPFQNVFLHGLIRDEFGRKMSKSRGNGIDPLDWVEKFGADALRFTLARGASPGGDLSIGEDHARASRNFATKLFNATRFALMNGAAPAPLPATADLTDADRWILGRLEEVRAEVDTALDSYEFSRACESLYHFAWDEFCDWYVELAKVQLTEGVTHTTAVLAFVLDALLKLLHPVMPFVTETLWKTLTDGESIVIAQWPQASGISLDPVAAQHIADMQKLITEVRRFRSDQGLADRQRVPARLSAVAEAGLTEQLPAVTALAWLTDAGDGFAPSASVEVRLTQATVLVEVDTSGTVDVAAERRRLEKDLAAAQKELATTTAKLGNEAFLAKAPENVVDKIRGRQQLATEEVERITARLAGLPR; via the coding sequence GTGACTCCCACCCCTGACAACCGTGCCGATGCCCTCCCCAAATCCTGGGATCCGGCTGCGGTAGAAGCCGAGCTGTACCAGGGCTGGGTGGATGCCGGATACTTCACCGCCGATCCGGCCAGCGAAAAGCCGCCGTATTCGATCGTGCTGCCGCCGCCGAACGTGACCGGCAGCCTGCACATGGGCCACGCGCTCGACCACACCCTGATGGATGCCCTGACCCGGCGTAAGCGGATGCAGGGATATGAGGTGCTGTGGTTGCCGGGCATGGACCATGCCGGCATCGCCACCCAGACCGTGGTGGAAAAGCAGCTGGCCGCTGACGGCAAGACCAAGGAAGACTTCGGCCGTGAGCTGTTCGTCGAGAAGGTCTGGGACTGGAAGCGTGAGTCCGGCGGCACCATCGGCGGGCAGATGCGCCGCCTCGGTGACGGCGTGGACTGGAGCCGCGACCGCTTCACCATGGACGAGGGCCTGTCGCGCGCGGTCCGCACGATTTTCAAGCGACTCTTCGACGCCGGGCTGATCTACCAGGCCGAGCGGTTGGTGAACTGGTCGCCGGTGCTGGAGACCGCGATCAGCGACCTCGAGGTGAAGTACGAGGACGTCGAAGGCGAGCTGGTCTCGTTCCGTTACGGCTCGATGAACGATGACGAGCCCCACATCATCGTGGCAACCACCCGCGTGGAGACCATGCTCGGTGATACCGCGATCGCGGTGCACCCCGACGACGAGCGGTACCGCCACCTGGTCGGCAAGACCCTGCCGCACCCGTTCGTCGAGCACGAGATGACCATCGTGGCCGACACCCACGTCGATCCCGAATTCGGCACCGGCGCAGTCAAAGTCACCCCTGCACACGACCCGAATGACTTCGAGATCGGGCTGCGCCACCAGCTTCCGATGCCCACCATCATGGACGCCAAGGGCCGGATCGCCGACACCGGAACGCAATTCGACGGCATGGACCGGTTCGAGGCCCGGGTCAAGGTCCGCGAGGCGCTGGCCGAACAGGGGCGGATCGTCGCGGAGAAGCGGCCGTACCTGCACAGTGTCGGCCATTCTGAGCGCAGCGGCGAACCCATCGAACCGCGACTTTCGCTGCAGTGGTGGGTCAAGGTGGACGGCTTGGCCAAGGCGGCCGGCGATGCGGTGCGCAACGGCGACACCGTGATTCATCCGCCGAGCTTGGAGCCGCGGTGGTTCGCCTGGGTGGACAACATGCACGACTGGTGCATCTCGCGGCAGTTGTGGTGGGGCCACCGGATCCCGATCTGGCACGGCCCCAACGGCGAGACGGTGTGCGTCGGCCCCGACGAGACCCCGCCGGCCGGCTGGGAGCAGGACCCCGACGTGCTCGACACCTGGTTCTCCTCGGCGCTGTGGCCGTTCTCCACCATGGGCTGGCCCGACCACACCCCGGATCTGGCCAAGTTCTATCCGACCTCGGTGCTGGTCACCGGCTACGACATCCTGTTCTTCTGGGTGGCCCGGATGATGATGTTCGGCACCTTCGTCGGCGACGATCCGGCCATCACGTTCGACGGGGCGCGAGCCCCGCAGGTCCCGTTCCAGAACGTCTTCCTGCACGGCCTGATCCGTGACGAGTTCGGCCGCAAGATGAGCAAGTCGCGCGGCAACGGCATCGATCCGTTGGACTGGGTGGAGAAGTTCGGTGCCGACGCACTGCGGTTCACCCTGGCGCGCGGCGCCAGCCCCGGCGGTGACCTGTCCATCGGTGAGGACCACGCCAGGGCCTCCCGCAATTTCGCCACCAAGCTGTTCAATGCGACGCGATTCGCGTTGATGAACGGTGCGGCTCCGGCTCCGCTGCCCGCAACGGCCGACCTGACCGATGCCGACCGCTGGATCCTCGGACGCCTCGAAGAGGTTCGCGCCGAGGTGGACACCGCGCTCGACAGCTACGAGTTCAGCCGGGCCTGTGAATCGCTCTACCACTTCGCCTGGGACGAGTTCTGCGACTGGTACGTGGAGCTGGCCAAGGTGCAATTGACCGAGGGTGTCACGCACACGACCGCGGTGCTGGCCTTCGTGCTCGATGCCCTGCTCAAGCTGCTGCACCCGGTCATGCCGTTCGTCACCGAGACGCTGTGGAAGACGCTCACCGACGGTGAGTCGATCGTCATCGCGCAGTGGCCGCAGGCTTCCGGTATCTCGCTCGATCCTGTTGCGGCGCAACACATTGCCGATATGCAGAAGCTGATCACCGAGGTGCGTCGCTTCCGCAGCGACCAGGGCCTGGCCGACCGCCAGCGGGTTCCGGCCAGGCTGTCGGCGGTCGCCGAGGCCGGCCTGACCGAGCAACTGCCGGCGGTCACCGCGCTGGCGTGGTTGACCGACGCGGGTGACGGATTCGCTCCGTCGGCTTCGGTCGAGGTGCGTCTGACCCAGGCCACGGTGCTGGTCGAGGTGGACACCTCGGGCACCGTCGATGTGGCGGCCGAGCGTCGCCGGCTGGAGAAGGACCTGGCCGCCGCGCAGAAGGAACTGGCCACCACGACGGCCAAACTCGGCAACGAGGCCTTCCTGGCCAAGGCGCCCGAGAATGTTGTCGACAAGATCCGCGGCCGCCAGCAGCTGGCCACCGAAGAGGTCGAGCGGATCACCGCACGCCTGGCCGGGCTGCCCCGATGA
- a CDS encoding DUF4233 domain-containing protein has product MTNQTPSDPTPGDKPAPPDPWKSFRGVMAATLILEAIVVLLALPVVGVSGAGLTWTSGGFVIGLAVVLILMSGLQGRPWAIWANLGVQLVVVAGAFIHGAIGFIGVIFAVVWLLIVYLRREVKRRQDRGLLPGQQPSSE; this is encoded by the coding sequence GTGACCAATCAGACCCCGAGTGATCCGACCCCTGGCGACAAGCCGGCACCTCCCGATCCGTGGAAGAGCTTCCGCGGAGTGATGGCCGCGACGCTGATCCTCGAGGCGATCGTCGTACTGCTGGCGCTGCCGGTGGTGGGTGTCAGCGGTGCAGGGCTGACGTGGACCTCGGGCGGATTCGTGATCGGACTGGCCGTCGTATTGATCCTGATGTCGGGGTTGCAGGGTCGCCCGTGGGCCATCTGGGCGAATCTCGGAGTCCAGCTGGTGGTGGTCGCCGGGGCGTTCATCCACGGGGCGATCGGCTTCATCGGTGTGATCTTCGCCGTGGTCTGGCTGCTGATCGTGTACCTACGACGCGAGGTCAAACGCAGGCAGGACCGTGGCCTGCTGCCCGGTCAGCAACCGTCCAGCGAATAG
- a CDS encoding DUF937 domain-containing protein, with protein MAGLDELFAQIPVADIASKLGADEGEVNAAIKTLVPALVGGVAENVQADSIDSSDLESAVTAQGASGLLDGGVSVDQVDANEGNQIVSKIFGGNDSNQVASALAGSGAGGNSSLIKQLLPILAPIVLAYIGKQFAQQNTPAQSAPQPQASGGGLGDILGSILGGAAGGGGGNNNPLGSILGSVLGGGGGQGNAIGEILGGLLGGKK; from the coding sequence ATGGCCGGTCTCGACGAACTTTTCGCTCAGATCCCCGTGGCGGATATCGCCAGCAAGCTCGGCGCAGATGAAGGCGAGGTGAACGCCGCCATCAAGACGCTGGTTCCGGCCCTGGTCGGCGGCGTGGCGGAGAACGTGCAAGCGGACAGCATCGATTCGAGCGACCTCGAGTCCGCGGTCACCGCGCAGGGTGCCAGCGGGCTGCTCGACGGTGGCGTGAGCGTTGACCAGGTCGACGCCAACGAGGGCAACCAGATCGTCTCGAAGATCTTCGGCGGCAACGACAGCAACCAGGTCGCCTCGGCGTTGGCCGGCTCCGGTGCCGGCGGCAACAGCAGCCTGATCAAGCAGCTGTTGCCGATCCTGGCGCCGATCGTGCTGGCCTACATCGGCAAGCAGTTCGCGCAGCAGAACACGCCGGCACAGTCGGCCCCGCAGCCGCAGGCTTCCGGCGGTGGACTGGGGGACATCCTCGGCAGCATCCTCGGTGGCGCGGCCGGCGGTGGCGGCGGCAACAACAACCCGCTCGGCAGCATCCTGGGCAGCGTGCTCGGCGGCGGCGGTGGCCAGGGCAACGCCATCGGTGAAATCCTCGGCGGCCTGCTGGGCGGCAAGAAGTAA
- a CDS encoding Rne/Rng family ribonuclease has protein sequence MAEDAQNDDLSTQTPQEGLPERLRVHSLARVLGTTSRRVLDALAEFDGRQRSAHSTIDKADAERVRDALALGSAEPSTEPQPVEQAEPVQVEAVSVIVTETTEVPAEASQAESGAADASEPDAVLVGDEPESRLILETANIPAAREAHTERADYLPLFVAPQPVSFAPVHIDDEDDDEDEDADTGTDTDSESDDEQADRPAARRRRRGRRGRGRGRGEQLDDNASDSGPDSDTDTADDQSDSDQDSDDDSDESDEGNDEDTAAGDGSNRRRRRRRRRKSGSGDNDDVGSPDDPPNTVVHERAPRSERSNKGSDDSEIQGISGSTRLEAKRQRRRDGRDAGRRRPPILSEAEFLARREAVERTMIVRDKIRTEPPHEGARYTQIAVLEDGVVVEHFVTSAASASLVGNIYLGIVQNVLPSMEAAFVDIGRGRNGVLYAGEVNWEAAGLGGSNRKIEQALKPGDYVVVQVSKDPVGHKGARLTTQVSLAGRYLVYVPGASSTGISRKLPDTERQRLKEILKEVVPADAGVIIRTASEGVKEEDIRSDVERLQQRWTEIEAKAAEVTEKKAGAAVALYEEPDVLVKVIRDLFNEDFSGLIVSGDEAWETINSYVNTVAPDLVGRLTKYEPAGGADAPDVFAVHRIDEQLAKAMDRKVWLPSGGTLVIDRTEAMTVVDVNTGKFTGAGGNLEQTVTRNNLEAAEEIVRQLRLRDIGGIVVIDFIDMVLESNRDLVLRRLTEALGRDRTRHQVSEVTSLGLVQLTRKRLGTGLVEAFSTTCTHCAGRGIVLHGDPVDTASSSNTGRKTEASGSGGGRRSKRGKRGNARPEPEEVPVVKVPDHPAGEHPMFKAMAAANGRHHDDESLDEDTAGETPEGEGDEQVTAELVDGTDESTDGEFDVPDADESDDVSDEDEDEDEIDLDDEDLDDDDDDDLDDIDDDSDDDSDEDEDEDDSDEDDSDEFDDSDDSEDAEPDAAEVDVYQVPEPVVVEAPQSRGRTRRRAAARPAGPPSHE, from the coding sequence GTGGCCGAAGATGCCCAGAATGACGACCTATCAACCCAGACTCCGCAGGAGGGACTGCCCGAGCGACTGAGAGTCCACTCCCTGGCTCGGGTGCTCGGCACGACCAGCCGGCGCGTCCTCGACGCCCTGGCAGAGTTCGACGGCCGTCAGCGCAGTGCCCACTCCACCATCGACAAGGCTGACGCCGAGCGGGTCCGTGACGCACTGGCCCTCGGCTCGGCTGAGCCGTCGACCGAGCCGCAGCCGGTCGAGCAGGCAGAACCGGTGCAGGTCGAGGCGGTCAGCGTCATCGTGACCGAGACAACCGAGGTTCCCGCAGAAGCATCCCAGGCCGAGTCCGGTGCAGCCGACGCTTCCGAGCCCGACGCCGTCCTGGTGGGCGACGAGCCCGAGTCCCGGCTGATCCTGGAGACCGCGAACATCCCTGCGGCCCGCGAAGCGCACACCGAGCGCGCCGATTACCTGCCGTTGTTCGTCGCACCTCAACCCGTCAGCTTCGCGCCGGTGCACATCGACGACGAGGACGACGACGAGGACGAAGACGCCGATACCGGCACCGATACCGACTCCGAGTCGGACGACGAGCAGGCAGATCGTCCTGCCGCACGACGCCGCCGCCGGGGTCGCCGGGGCCGCGGGCGCGGGCGCGGTGAGCAGTTGGATGACAATGCCTCCGATTCGGGCCCGGATTCCGACACCGACACCGCCGACGACCAGAGCGATTCCGACCAGGATTCCGACGACGACTCCGACGAGTCGGACGAGGGCAACGACGAGGACACCGCGGCAGGCGACGGCAGCAACCGTCGTCGCCGTCGTCGCCGCCGGCGCAAGTCGGGTTCCGGGGACAACGACGACGTCGGGTCCCCGGACGACCCGCCGAACACCGTCGTGCACGAGCGTGCGCCCCGGTCCGAGCGGTCGAACAAGGGCAGCGACGATTCCGAGATCCAGGGGATCAGCGGATCGACCCGGCTGGAAGCCAAGCGCCAGCGCCGTCGTGACGGCCGCGACGCAGGTCGTCGACGCCCCCCGATCCTGAGCGAGGCCGAGTTCCTGGCCCGGCGCGAAGCCGTCGAACGCACCATGATCGTGCGCGACAAGATCCGCACCGAGCCGCCGCACGAGGGCGCCCGCTACACCCAGATCGCCGTGCTGGAAGACGGCGTCGTCGTGGAGCACTTCGTCACCTCAGCGGCGTCCGCATCTTTGGTCGGCAACATCTACCTCGGCATCGTGCAGAACGTGCTGCCCTCGATGGAGGCGGCGTTCGTGGACATCGGCCGGGGCCGCAACGGTGTGCTCTACGCCGGTGAGGTCAACTGGGAGGCCGCAGGCCTGGGCGGGTCGAACCGCAAGATCGAGCAGGCCCTCAAGCCTGGCGACTATGTGGTCGTCCAGGTCAGCAAGGATCCGGTGGGGCACAAGGGCGCCCGGCTCACCACCCAGGTCTCGCTGGCAGGCCGCTACCTGGTCTATGTGCCCGGTGCGTCGTCGACCGGCATCAGCCGCAAGCTGCCCGACACCGAACGCCAGCGGCTCAAGGAGATCCTCAAAGAGGTGGTTCCCGCCGACGCCGGCGTGATCATCAGGACGGCGTCGGAGGGCGTCAAGGAAGAAGACATCCGTTCCGATGTCGAGCGGTTGCAGCAGCGCTGGACCGAGATCGAGGCCAAGGCCGCCGAAGTCACCGAGAAGAAGGCCGGCGCAGCCGTCGCCCTCTACGAGGAGCCCGACGTTCTGGTCAAGGTCATTCGCGACCTGTTCAACGAGGACTTCTCCGGCCTGATCGTCTCCGGCGACGAGGCCTGGGAGACCATCAACTCCTATGTGAACACCGTCGCACCTGACCTCGTGGGCAGGCTCACCAAGTACGAACCGGCCGGTGGCGCCGACGCTCCCGACGTGTTCGCGGTGCACCGGATCGACGAGCAGCTGGCCAAGGCGATGGACCGCAAGGTGTGGCTGCCCTCAGGTGGAACCCTCGTCATCGACCGCACCGAGGCGATGACCGTCGTCGACGTCAACACCGGAAAGTTCACCGGTGCCGGTGGCAACCTCGAACAGACCGTCACCCGCAACAACCTGGAAGCCGCTGAGGAGATCGTCAGGCAACTGAGGTTGCGCGACATCGGCGGCATCGTGGTCATCGACTTCATCGACATGGTGCTCGAATCGAACCGGGATCTGGTGCTGCGTCGGCTGACCGAGGCGCTGGGGCGTGACCGCACCCGCCATCAGGTGTCAGAGGTGACTTCACTGGGTCTCGTGCAGCTGACCCGAAAGCGGTTGGGAACCGGTCTGGTCGAGGCATTCTCGACCACCTGCACGCACTGTGCGGGCCGCGGCATCGTGCTGCACGGCGACCCGGTCGACACGGCGTCGTCATCGAACACCGGACGCAAGACAGAAGCCAGTGGCAGCGGCGGCGGCCGCCGCAGCAAGCGCGGCAAGCGCGGCAATGCCCGCCCCGAGCCCGAAGAGGTGCCCGTCGTCAAGGTGCCCGACCATCCGGCCGGCGAACACCCGATGTTCAAGGCGATGGCCGCGGCCAACGGCCGTCACCACGACGACGAGTCGCTCGACGAGGACACTGCCGGCGAGACGCCTGAAGGCGAAGGCGACGAGCAGGTCACGGCCGAGCTCGTGGACGGCACCGACGAATCCACCGATGGTGAGTTCGACGTGCCGGACGCCGATGAGTCCGACGACGTCTCGGACGAGGACGAAGACGAGGACGAGATCGACCTCGATGACGAGGACCTCGACGATGACGACGATGACGACCTGGACGACATCGACGATGATTCGGATGACGACTCCGATGAGGACGAGGACGAGGACGACTCAGATGAGGACGACTCGGACGAGTTCGACGACTCCGACGATTCTGAGGACGCTGAGCCTGATGCGGCGGAAGTGGACGTCTACCAGGTACCCGAGCCCGTGGTAGTCGAGGCACCGCAGAGCCGCGGCCGCACTCGGCGACGTGCCGCGGCAAGGCCGGCGGGGCCGCCGAGCCATGAGTAG
- a CDS encoding saccharopine dehydrogenase family protein, with protein MTQREFDLVLYGATGFAGKLTAEYLARAGGAARIALAGRSEERLRAIRDGLGSSAQSWPLVTADATSQASLDAMAARTQVVVTTVGPYARYGMPLVAACAAAGTDYADLTGETTFIRDSIDLHHKQAVDTGARIVHSCGFDSVPSDLTVYALYQQALADGAGELGDTNLVVRSFSGGVSGGTVASMLELLDTLSSDPEARALMNDPYTLSPDRGAEPELGAQPDVRWRRGGEIAPELAGYWTGAFAMAAPNTRIVRRSNALLDYAYGRRFEYAEQMSLGRSPAAPLAAAAVTGANTFTLGVGGRYFNRLPSGLVSKLAPKPGTGPSERARERGHYRVETYTTTTSGARYMTTMAQQGDPGYKSTAVLLGECGLALATDRDALSERHGVLTPVAAMGDVLLTRLPAAGVTLQTTALS; from the coding sequence GTGACGCAGCGTGAGTTTGATCTGGTGCTGTACGGCGCCACGGGATTCGCCGGAAAACTGACCGCCGAATACCTGGCCAGAGCCGGGGGAGCGGCCCGAATCGCCCTGGCCGGCCGTTCCGAGGAGCGCTTGCGGGCGATCCGCGACGGCCTGGGGTCCAGCGCGCAATCGTGGCCGCTGGTCACCGCCGACGCCACCTCGCAAGCCTCCCTCGACGCGATGGCCGCGCGCACTCAGGTGGTGGTGACGACGGTGGGCCCCTACGCCCGTTACGGAATGCCGTTGGTGGCGGCGTGCGCCGCGGCCGGCACCGACTACGCCGACCTCACCGGTGAGACGACATTCATCCGCGACAGCATCGACCTGCACCACAAGCAGGCCGTCGACACGGGTGCGCGGATCGTCCATTCGTGCGGATTCGATTCGGTGCCATCAGATCTCACGGTTTATGCGCTGTATCAACAGGCACTCGCCGACGGTGCGGGCGAACTCGGGGACACCAACCTGGTGGTGCGCAGTTTCTCCGGCGGCGTCTCGGGCGGCACGGTGGCCTCGATGCTGGAACTGCTCGACACGCTGTCGTCAGACCCCGAGGCCAGAGCGCTGATGAACGATCCGTACACCCTCAGCCCCGACCGCGGTGCCGAGCCCGAACTCGGTGCTCAGCCCGACGTGCGGTGGCGCCGCGGTGGTGAGATCGCGCCCGAGCTCGCCGGTTACTGGACCGGCGCTTTTGCGATGGCTGCACCGAATACCCGAATCGTCCGGCGTAGCAACGCATTACTGGACTATGCGTACGGCCGTCGGTTCGAGTACGCCGAGCAGATGAGCCTCGGCCGCTCACCTGCCGCGCCCCTGGCGGCGGCCGCGGTCACCGGTGCCAACACATTCACCCTCGGGGTGGGTGGCCGTTACTTCAATCGGCTGCCGAGCGGCTTGGTTTCGAAGCTGGCTCCGAAGCCGGGAACCGGCCCCAGCGAGCGGGCCCGCGAGCGGGGCCACTACCGCGTCGAGACCTACACCACGACGACATCGGGTGCGCGCTACATGACAACCATGGCCCAGCAAGGCGATCCGGGATACAAGTCGACGGCGGTACTGCTCGGCGAATGCGGCCTCGCCCTGGCTACCGATCGCGACGCACTGTCGGAACGGCACGGTGTGCTGACACCGGTGGCCGCGATGGGGGACGTGCTGCTCACCCGTCTACCGGCGGCGGGGGTGACGCTGCAAACCACCGCACTGAGCTGA